A window of the Chloroflexus sp. Y-396-1 genome harbors these coding sequences:
- a CDS encoding beta-galactosidase: protein MNRTVRVTRNGIELDGRPWYLLAGCIHYMRWPRAEWRPLLEQARWAGLNTIDTVIPWNRHEPQPGEFDFSDEADLGAFLDLCHELGLKVIVRPGPYICAEWENGGLPAWLTASGHVRLRTDDPAFRDAVLRWFDVLMPILVPRQYTRGGPIILCQIENEHWASGVYGADGHQQTLAQAALERGIDVPQYTCMGAMPNYPEFRNGWSGIAEKLVQTRQLWPDNPMIVSELWSGWFDNWGGVRQSRKTAAKLDMTLHQLTAVGCAGFSHWMWAGGTNFGFWGGRTVGGDLIHMTTSYDYDAPVDEYGRLTAKALVARRHHLFLSCFGAELSAVLADAAPGGMTVIAPPAIAGRSEGGAQPYRTVRAASTAPPAWRDFCATFLSNPGLEAATYEVFLPSGDHLSVEVEPTSIRPIFANLPLGESGISVVAHTGRILGYWPDQGTLVIYGREGEQGKLILRLPEPPVGIHAADAGLTARVQMREQTLQIDYWITAEGRRIEVAWEDHALLIELLPQTLAERYGSQPLPPPQPSRRTTLPTRAFAVVEATTDSGWQPIPTPVPLEQLGCPYGYGWYRAELELATPLNTTLAAPELNDRALVLVNGEFVGVLGLHPNGPRYTLPLSLPAGHHDLRLLVDNLGRFDYGLGLGERKGLLAPLYLDGSQTDISDGWAAYWQEVQFAGEAVANIKPWVARPDATAVHLGRFAWTGPMVWLIRPLEVVAGKRYRVHITGDRNSGAFFVNGIAFERFSRHRSGGFISADITHLLQPGTNTLALQILNYAGAPWRAILISYDGDRPLPARWSFRAGVTVSEQPAPPAGPAFVQAVFNRNDLPSTIQRLALRPGTLDKGQIWLNGQNCGRFWQIGPQEEYKLPISWLNVHNELLLFVEQARTGTVDLVYEEKA, encoded by the coding sequence ATGAATCGTACTGTTCGCGTCACCCGTAACGGAATCGAACTTGATGGCCGACCATGGTATCTTCTGGCCGGTTGTATTCACTACATGCGCTGGCCGCGTGCCGAATGGCGACCGTTGCTTGAACAAGCGCGCTGGGCCGGTCTCAACACGATTGATACGGTCATTCCCTGGAATCGGCACGAGCCGCAACCCGGCGAATTCGATTTTAGTGATGAAGCCGATCTCGGTGCCTTTCTCGATCTCTGCCACGAGTTGGGATTGAAGGTGATTGTGCGACCCGGCCCGTACATCTGTGCCGAGTGGGAAAACGGCGGTTTACCGGCTTGGCTGACTGCGAGCGGTCATGTGCGCCTACGAACCGATGATCCGGCCTTCCGCGATGCGGTCTTGCGCTGGTTTGATGTGCTGATGCCGATCCTCGTGCCGCGCCAGTATACTCGTGGCGGGCCGATTATTCTCTGCCAGATCGAGAATGAGCACTGGGCATCGGGAGTATATGGCGCTGACGGCCATCAACAGACTCTGGCCCAGGCTGCGCTCGAACGCGGTATTGATGTGCCGCAATACACCTGTATGGGCGCAATGCCGAACTATCCGGAGTTTCGCAACGGCTGGAGTGGGATTGCCGAGAAACTGGTGCAGACCCGCCAGCTCTGGCCTGACAACCCGATGATTGTTTCGGAATTGTGGAGTGGCTGGTTCGACAATTGGGGTGGGGTTCGTCAGAGCCGAAAAACAGCAGCGAAACTCGATATGACCCTTCACCAATTAACAGCGGTCGGTTGCGCCGGTTTTAGCCATTGGATGTGGGCAGGTGGAACCAACTTTGGCTTCTGGGGTGGGCGTACCGTGGGTGGCGATTTGATCCATATGACGACCAGCTACGACTACGATGCGCCGGTCGATGAATATGGCCGTCTCACCGCCAAGGCGCTGGTCGCACGTCGTCATCATCTCTTCCTGAGCTGTTTCGGGGCTGAACTTTCTGCTGTGCTGGCTGATGCCGCCCCCGGTGGAATGACGGTCATTGCTCCACCGGCTATTGCCGGCCGCAGTGAAGGTGGTGCGCAGCCGTACCGTACCGTTCGGGCTGCGTCAACCGCACCACCGGCCTGGCGCGACTTCTGCGCGACCTTCCTGAGCAATCCCGGCCTCGAAGCCGCCACCTACGAAGTCTTTCTGCCCAGCGGTGACCATCTGAGTGTCGAAGTTGAACCGACCAGTATCCGACCAATCTTCGCCAACCTGCCACTCGGCGAGAGTGGAATCAGCGTCGTCGCCCATACCGGACGTATTCTCGGCTACTGGCCCGATCAGGGCACACTCGTGATCTACGGTCGTGAAGGTGAACAGGGCAAACTGATCCTCCGCCTGCCTGAGCCACCGGTAGGCATTCATGCCGCCGACGCCGGTCTCACCGCTCGCGTGCAGATGCGGGAACAGACCTTGCAGATCGATTACTGGATTACTGCCGAAGGGCGACGGATTGAGGTCGCGTGGGAAGATCATGCATTGCTGATCGAATTGTTGCCACAGACACTGGCCGAGCGCTACGGTAGTCAACCCCTCCCACCGCCGCAGCCATCACGGCGCACCACGCTCCCCACCCGCGCTTTTGCCGTCGTGGAAGCAACTACCGATAGCGGTTGGCAACCGATTCCTACCCCGGTGCCGCTCGAACAGCTCGGCTGCCCTTACGGCTATGGCTGGTATCGGGCTGAGCTTGAACTGGCGACACCACTGAATACGACCTTGGCCGCACCTGAGCTAAACGACCGCGCCCTAGTACTGGTCAACGGCGAGTTTGTAGGGGTGTTAGGCCTCCATCCCAATGGCCCCCGCTACACGCTACCACTAAGCCTTCCTGCGGGTCATCATGACCTACGGCTGCTGGTTGATAATCTGGGCCGCTTCGACTACGGCCTGGGTCTGGGGGAACGGAAAGGTCTCCTCGCGCCTCTCTATCTTGATGGCAGCCAAACCGACATCTCCGACGGTTGGGCAGCCTACTGGCAAGAGGTGCAATTCGCCGGTGAAGCGGTTGCCAACATTAAACCTTGGGTAGCTCGTCCAGATGCGACTGCCGTTCACCTTGGACGGTTTGCCTGGACTGGGCCGATGGTCTGGCTCATTCGTCCTCTTGAGGTCGTAGCTGGTAAGCGCTACCGTGTCCACATCACCGGTGATCGCAATTCAGGGGCCTTCTTCGTCAACGGGATTGCGTTTGAGCGGTTCAGTCGGCATCGCAGTGGCGGATTCATCAGCGCCGACATTACCCATCTGCTCCAACCGGGAACAAATACGCTGGCATTACAAATTCTCAACTATGCCGGAGCGCCGTGGCGGGCCATACTGATCAGTTACGACGGCGACCGACCACTACCGGCACGGTGGAGCTTTCGCGCAGGAGTCACCGTCAGCGAGCAACCGGCGCCACCAGCCGGTCCGGCTTTTGTGCAGGCAGTTTTCAACCGCAATGACTTGCCTTCAACCATACAACGCCTGGCGTTGCGTCCTGGTACGCTCGATAAGGGCCAAATCTGGCTCAATGGTCAAAACTGTGGTCGCTTCTGGCAAATCGGTCCGCAAGAGGAATACAAACTGCCGATCTCGTGGTTAAACGTACACAACGAACTTCTCCTTTTCGTCGAGCAGGCCCGCACCGGTACGGTTGACCTGGTGTATGAGGAGAAGGCGTAG
- a CDS encoding cation:proton antiporter, with the protein MHHEISLLANLAIALVVAFVGGLLARQIGLPTIVGYLLAGMAIGPFTPGFVGDVEDIRQLAEIGVIFLMFGVGLHFSLKDLWAVRQVALPGAILQMAIATGLGFALSQLWGWAPLSGLILGLSISIASTVVLLRGLMDNGLLSTTAGRIAVGWLVMEDLATVLILVMLPILFGGHNEQSLWSAVLSLLKVALFVTVVLFIGRRLLPKLLDIIFATRSRELFILAAVAIALGTAFGAAAFFDVSLALGAFLAGVVLSETQFSHQIGDDVLPFRETFAVIFFVSVGMIVNPVYLWANAGQVLALTALIVLGKAFFTQLLGFVLPASGRTMLIVAAGLSQIGEFSFILGQAGVTLGLLTTEQYALILAGSLLSIMVNPLMFRSIKTVERVMQRISPKLWERFDQHPLQPADLALPREGHVVVVGYGRVGQHIVNVLERLGVPRLVIEIDSGRAAEFNARGVPTLFGDAANSDVLIHAGLERARALVVTLPDETATEMVVAAARKIAPQLPIIARAATTKGVGRLLHLGAHDVIHPELEGGLEVMRHTLLCLGYPATQVQGYTDAVRRDEYDTTVSSDAEHQALDQMVRAARGIEIAWRLVREQSPIVGQTLAEANIRARTGASVIALIRNQQLIANPKSSTVFQAGDLLGLIGDREQIAAAEQLLSGTPAAELVPATS; encoded by the coding sequence ATGCATCACGAGATTTCGCTGCTGGCAAATCTGGCAATTGCGTTGGTCGTAGCGTTTGTCGGTGGTCTGCTGGCACGGCAAATCGGCTTGCCAACAATTGTAGGTTATTTGCTGGCCGGGATGGCAATCGGCCCGTTTACGCCGGGATTTGTCGGTGATGTTGAAGATATTCGCCAACTTGCCGAGATTGGTGTGATCTTTTTGATGTTTGGAGTAGGGTTGCATTTTTCGCTCAAAGATTTATGGGCCGTGCGTCAGGTAGCATTGCCGGGTGCGATTTTGCAAATGGCGATTGCGACCGGCCTAGGATTTGCACTCAGCCAGCTTTGGGGATGGGCGCCGTTGTCTGGGTTGATTTTGGGCCTATCAATTTCCATTGCCAGTACGGTGGTGCTGTTACGCGGGTTGATGGATAACGGCCTGTTAAGTACCACCGCCGGACGGATCGCAGTGGGTTGGCTGGTCATGGAAGATTTGGCAACGGTGCTTATTCTGGTGATGCTACCAATCTTGTTTGGGGGGCACAACGAGCAATCGTTGTGGTCGGCTGTCCTGTCATTACTGAAGGTTGCTCTATTCGTCACGGTTGTGTTGTTTATCGGTAGACGACTCTTACCGAAGTTACTCGACATAATTTTTGCAACCCGTTCCCGTGAGTTGTTTATCCTGGCCGCAGTTGCAATTGCCCTTGGTACGGCTTTTGGCGCCGCAGCGTTTTTTGATGTGTCGCTGGCGTTAGGGGCATTCCTGGCCGGTGTGGTGTTGAGTGAAACACAGTTCAGCCATCAGATCGGTGATGATGTTTTGCCGTTCCGTGAGACATTTGCCGTGATCTTTTTTGTTTCGGTAGGAATGATCGTCAATCCGGTTTACCTCTGGGCAAATGCAGGTCAAGTGTTGGCGCTTACCGCCTTAATTGTGCTTGGCAAGGCTTTTTTCACCCAGTTGCTGGGTTTCGTTCTGCCGGCTAGTGGCCGTACCATGCTGATCGTGGCAGCCGGTCTTAGTCAGATCGGTGAGTTTTCATTTATTCTCGGTCAGGCTGGCGTGACGCTTGGCCTGCTAACTACCGAACAATATGCGCTGATTCTAGCCGGATCACTGCTCTCAATCATGGTCAATCCGTTGATGTTTCGCTCGATAAAAACTGTTGAGCGGGTGATGCAGCGAATTTCACCAAAGCTCTGGGAGCGTTTTGATCAACATCCGCTCCAACCGGCCGATCTGGCGCTGCCCCGCGAAGGTCATGTGGTGGTCGTTGGATATGGTCGGGTAGGACAGCACATTGTCAATGTCTTAGAGCGGTTAGGGGTTCCCCGACTGGTGATTGAGATCGATTCTGGTCGGGCAGCGGAGTTCAATGCCCGTGGTGTGCCAACCCTCTTCGGTGATGCTGCCAATTCTGATGTGTTAATTCACGCTGGGTTGGAACGGGCACGAGCGCTGGTTGTGACCCTGCCAGATGAGACGGCGACAGAAATGGTGGTGGCTGCTGCGCGTAAGATTGCTCCCCAGTTACCGATTATCGCCCGCGCGGCAACCACGAAAGGCGTCGGGCGTCTCTTGCATCTCGGTGCGCACGATGTCATTCACCCAGAGCTAGAGGGTGGCCTGGAGGTGATGCGGCATACGCTGCTTTGTTTAGGGTATCCGGCAACGCAGGTGCAGGGCTATACCGATGCAGTACGCCGTGATGAATATGATACGACGGTGTCAAGTGATGCTGAACATCAGGCGCTCGATCAGATGGTACGCGCTGCCCGTGGGATCGAGATTGCCTGGCGACTGGTTCGTGAACAAAGTCCGATTGTGGGGCAGACGTTGGCCGAAGCCAATATCCGTGCCCGTACCGGTGCTTCAGTGATTGCGTTGATCCGGAATCAGCAGTTGATCGCCAACCCGAAGTCGAGTACGGTCTTTCAGGCAGGCGATCTGCTGGGGTTGATCGGTGATCGCGAGCAGATTGCGGCTGCTGAGCAGTTGTTGTCCGGTACCCCGGCAGCAGAGCTGGTTCCGGCCACGTCATAA
- the acnA gene encoding aconitate hydratase AcnA, whose protein sequence is MVNSFGARSTLTVGDRTYEIYRLDALTAHGVNLARLPYSLRILLENLLRHEDGRTVTADDILALANWQPQAEPEREVAFMPARVILQDFTGVPCVVDLAAMRDAMAELGGDPRRINPLQPVELVIDHSVQVDAYGSEAALLINKDLEFQRNVERYAFLRWGQTAFDNFKVVPPGNGIVHQVNLEYLARVVFTSDENPRASGPVQAYPDTLVGTDSHTTMINGLGVLGWGVGGIEAEAAMLGQPLSMLIPQVVGFKLTGRLREGATATDLVLTVTQMLRKLGVVGKFVEFFGPGLANLPLADRATIANMAPEYGATCGIFPIDEETLRYLRFSGRSEERVALVEAYFKEQGLFHDEHTPEAEYSTILELDLGTVEPSVAGPKRPEGRVPLYDVNRTFHLAVPSIINPLQPDTALSAADFAATAVAVPGADYKLHHGSVVIAAITSCTNTSNPSVMVAAGLLAKKAVEAGLTVKPWVKTSLAPGSKVVTEYLTNAGLMPYLEALRFHVVGYGCTTCIGNSGPLAPEISQTIEQAGLVAVSVLSGNRNFEGRVQQDVKANYLMSPPLVVAYAIAGRIDIDLDKEPLGIGKDGKPVYLRDIWPSQAEVQQTIETAIQSDMYRRSYASVFVGDERWENIPVPAGDRFAWDPQSTYVRRPPYFDRMSPTPPERVAEIHGARVLAFLGDSITTDHISPAGSIKVNSPAGKYLIEHGVAPADFNSYGARRGNHEVMVRGTFANVRLRNKLAPGTEGGFTTYLPTGEVMTIYDAAMRYQADGTPLIVIAGKEYGNGSSRDWAAKGPYLQGVKAVIAESFERIHRSNLVGMGIVPLQFMPGENAASLGLTGHEVYDVIGLADAIASGFAQGRVLTVRATADDGTVREFQTRVRIDTPQEIEYYRHGGILQYVLRQLLAEDKQG, encoded by the coding sequence ATGGTCAACAGCTTTGGCGCCCGCTCGACCCTCACAGTCGGCGACCGCACCTACGAAATCTACCGACTCGACGCGCTGACTGCCCACGGCGTCAATCTTGCTCGTCTACCCTATTCATTGCGCATTCTGCTCGAAAACCTCCTCCGACACGAAGATGGGCGTACCGTCACCGCTGATGATATTCTGGCGCTGGCCAACTGGCAGCCACAGGCGGAACCGGAACGCGAAGTGGCATTTATGCCGGCGCGGGTGATTCTGCAAGACTTCACCGGTGTACCATGCGTGGTTGATCTGGCCGCAATGCGTGATGCGATGGCCGAGTTAGGCGGTGATCCGCGTCGGATCAATCCGTTACAACCGGTTGAGCTGGTGATCGACCACTCGGTGCAGGTTGATGCCTACGGCTCAGAAGCTGCGCTATTGATCAACAAAGACCTCGAATTTCAGCGCAACGTCGAGCGCTACGCCTTCTTGCGTTGGGGTCAAACTGCGTTCGATAATTTTAAGGTTGTGCCACCCGGCAACGGTATCGTTCATCAGGTCAATCTAGAATACCTGGCTCGTGTGGTATTTACCAGCGACGAAAATCCACGGGCGAGCGGACCGGTGCAGGCCTACCCCGACACGCTGGTCGGTACCGACTCTCATACCACGATGATCAACGGTCTGGGCGTGCTCGGCTGGGGGGTTGGCGGTATCGAAGCTGAGGCTGCCATGCTCGGTCAGCCACTCTCGATGTTGATCCCACAGGTGGTTGGCTTCAAACTGACCGGACGCCTCCGCGAGGGGGCGACTGCCACCGATCTAGTGCTAACCGTGACCCAGATGCTGCGTAAGCTAGGGGTGGTTGGGAAGTTTGTTGAGTTCTTCGGCCCTGGTCTGGCGAATCTGCCGCTGGCTGACCGCGCTACAATTGCGAATATGGCACCAGAGTATGGCGCGACCTGTGGTATCTTCCCGATTGATGAAGAGACGCTGCGCTATCTGCGCTTCTCCGGGCGCAGCGAAGAGCGGGTTGCGCTGGTCGAGGCCTACTTCAAAGAGCAGGGTCTCTTCCACGATGAGCATACGCCGGAAGCCGAGTACTCGACCATTCTTGAACTTGATCTGGGCACAGTTGAACCAAGCGTGGCCGGTCCGAAGCGGCCCGAGGGTCGGGTACCGCTGTACGATGTCAATCGTACCTTCCACCTGGCCGTACCGTCGATCATTAACCCGTTACAGCCCGATACGGCACTCTCGGCGGCAGATTTTGCAGCGACAGCGGTCGCGGTACCTGGCGCCGATTACAAACTCCATCACGGTTCGGTCGTCATCGCGGCTATCACATCCTGCACGAACACTTCTAACCCGTCGGTGATGGTTGCAGCCGGTCTCCTTGCCAAAAAGGCAGTTGAAGCCGGTTTGACGGTGAAGCCGTGGGTGAAGACCTCACTCGCTCCCGGCTCAAAGGTTGTTACCGAGTATCTGACGAACGCGGGCCTGATGCCCTACCTCGAAGCTCTGCGCTTCCACGTCGTTGGCTACGGCTGCACCACTTGTATCGGCAACTCCGGGCCACTGGCGCCTGAGATCAGCCAGACGATTGAACAGGCTGGTCTGGTAGCAGTCTCTGTACTTTCGGGCAACCGTAACTTCGAGGGTCGTGTGCAGCAAGATGTAAAAGCGAACTACCTGATGTCACCGCCCCTGGTCGTAGCTTATGCCATTGCCGGTCGAATCGATATCGATCTGGATAAAGAACCGCTTGGGATCGGAAAAGACGGCAAACCGGTCTACCTGCGCGACATCTGGCCGTCGCAAGCCGAAGTGCAGCAGACGATCGAAACGGCGATCCAGTCGGATATGTACCGCCGTTCGTATGCCAGCGTGTTTGTTGGCGATGAACGGTGGGAAAACATTCCCGTGCCGGCAGGTGATCGTTTTGCCTGGGATCCGCAGAGTACGTATGTGCGCCGTCCCCCCTACTTCGACCGGATGAGTCCAACGCCGCCTGAGCGGGTTGCCGAAATTCATGGGGCGCGAGTGCTGGCGTTCCTGGGTGATAGCATCACGACCGACCACATCAGCCCGGCCGGAAGTATCAAAGTCAACTCACCCGCCGGCAAGTATTTGATCGAGCATGGCGTTGCTCCGGCCGATTTCAACAGCTACGGCGCTCGCCGTGGCAACCACGAAGTGATGGTGCGCGGCACGTTCGCCAATGTGCGGCTGCGCAATAAACTGGCGCCGGGTACGGAGGGCGGCTTTACAACCTACCTGCCCACCGGCGAAGTAATGACCATCTACGATGCAGCGATGCGCTATCAGGCCGATGGTACACCGCTGATCGTGATTGCCGGGAAAGAATACGGCAATGGCTCGTCACGTGATTGGGCTGCGAAAGGCCCCTACCTCCAGGGCGTCAAGGCAGTCATCGCAGAGAGTTTCGAGCGTATCCATCGCTCGAATCTGGTGGGCATGGGGATCGTGCCGTTGCAGTTTATGCCGGGTGAGAATGCGGCCAGTCTCGGTCTGACCGGCCACGAGGTATACGACGTGATTGGTCTGGCCGATGCAATCGCCAGTGGCTTCGCTCAGGGTCGCGTGCTGACGGTACGTGCGACCGCCGACGATGGAACAGTGCGCGAGTTCCAGACTCGTGTGCGCATTGACACACCGCAAGAGATCGAATACTACCGCCATGGCGGTATCTTGCAATATGTGCTGCGACAGTTGCTGGCCGAAGATAAGCAAGGCTAA